The candidate division KSB1 bacterium genome includes a window with the following:
- a CDS encoding HDOD domain-containing protein: protein MNSSVLVEAKKIFASIQFPSQPQILINIRQEINKPEPEFKTIAQLVNQDLALTAKVIKVVNSSFFGLRS, encoded by the coding sequence ATGAACAGCTCGGTGTTGGTCGAGGCGAAGAAAATTTTTGCTAGCATTCAGTTCCCGAGTCAACCACAGATACTCATTAATATTAGACAGGAAATAAACAAGCCAGAACCGGAATTCAAAACAATCGCCCAATTAGTAAATCAAGATTTGGCATTAACAGCCAAGGTTATCAAGGTAGTTAATTCCTCGTTTTTTGGTTTACGTTCT